One Fusobacterium nucleatum genomic window carries:
- the smpB gene encoding SsrA-binding protein SmpB, with amino-acid sequence MIIANNKKAFFDYFIEEKYEAGIELKGSEVKSIKAGKVSIKESFVRIINDEIFIMGMSVVPWEFGSVYNPEERRVRKLLLHRKEIKKIHEKVKIKGYTIVPLDVHLSKGYVKIQIAIAKGKKNYDKRESIAKKDQERNLKREFKSNNR; translated from the coding sequence ATGATAATTGCAAACAATAAGAAAGCTTTTTTTGATTACTTCATAGAAGAAAAATATGAAGCAGGAATTGAGTTAAAAGGTAGTGAGGTAAAATCAATTAAAGCAGGCAAAGTTAGTATAAAAGAATCTTTTGTAAGAATTATAAATGATGAAATATTTATAATGGGAATGTCAGTTGTTCCTTGGGAGTTTGGAAGTGTTTATAATCCAGAAGAAAGAAGAGTTAGAAAATTACTTTTACATAGGAAAGAAATAAAAAAAATTCATGAAAAAGTAAAAATAAAAGGTTATACGATAGTTCCATTAGATGTTCATTTATCAAAAGGTTATGTAAAAATACAAATTGCAATAGCTAAAGGTAAAAAGAATTATGATAAGAGAGAAAGTATAGCTAAGAAAGACCAAGAAAGAAATTTAAAAAGAGAGTTTAAAAGTAATAATAGATAA